A stretch of DNA from Bombus huntii isolate Logan2020A unplaced genomic scaffold, iyBomHunt1.1 ctg00000059.1, whole genome shotgun sequence:
TTACTGTGATAGGTTATAAAACGATTCCTAACACAAGTGACGTATCTCTACCGGACACGTGCTCTTCGGGCCacacgttttatgatacaagaccagcaaaatgatcaatgtgtaattttacatatcttacatttttttcaaatgaaatattgtttttattaaacgtttaaaacctcaggcaacatttatttcatctgatttcagttttacaaatatatatctataatacatATCTGTATAAATTACGGTCTGGTTATATCAAACAGGAACCGACACTCGCTAGGGAAAACTGcccaaaaattgaatcgtaaaaaccaatatgaaagacaacaaatttctcgttctgcggaacaaatagaaatgagcagagtatctttatctttatctgaGACATTCAAAGCGTATCACGCATACGCTAAACCTGAAGAAAACTTTCTTGTCTTCCATGttcatttttccctttccATTTCCGAAcggtttcttctatatttatttatatgttcgtGATTGATGCTATTGACAACATACAACTAAGGGGAAATACGAATAGTAATAGATAgatgtataattcattatgcaattttatagaattaaatcttatttatcttcagatataaaaactatatttaccAGCTGAAACACTAACGCATAtgcagtataatataatctacttaacaatctcgttttagttataatatgtgattaattcttttgctatttcgCTATAAACAGTTTCTTgtgcatacaatatttttttatagtattctaatatattgttagatattgtaaagaaagtaaagtacagttattgaagtttgggaacattcaatgttaaccttgcttcaaaaaataatctttcgaatgaatggggaatagatttttagtattatagttggtataatgtcatcattgtttacaatgtgttagagttaaagaaatgagacaaattaatatttcagaagcaaattcaatatttaaatgatgttattttaaaatggcagatgatatgaatgttctttttatacgaggaaatggaaacgtatgtatggtaatggaaacgtaatggttttaacattattttagtacaagatcttagcataatagtaattaacaGTATCCACTACCTTTTagtcaatttttgaaaaatgacatatatgataatttgcaatagtttgataataaaatacttgtatcaatattaataacgtataatttgcTATCTCAAAAAGATACAGACTCAGCCAATGATAATGTTTGGGATGATAGTGCATTAATAGAAGCATATGATAAAGCAATATATTTagcaaaagaagaagttaTCAAGCGAATGGGAATGGATGTTGGAAATTCTCAACCGAAAGAAAACCTACAAAATCTTAAGCAGCCTAAACACGCAAGTAAATTACACAAGGTTGTgattttgatagaatattacaaatttgatacagaatattattaaatatattgattaagaagcaaattattttattttgctatttacttatatttatttgtatacacaTCTTCTCTCTATAGAAATGGATCATAGGAGCACCTTCTCGTGCAATATACTCAGAGGATGGAGAAACTTATGAagctataatatcaaaaatttacgaaaacaatggcacgtgttgaagtggttaccacttctaagaaaactctacatctggtcttttttagttttctcaagcactgaagccatcgacagcgtgtagacaaaagactgcgacgaagtcaggccataaacagtagacaggcgacgttggcttcggggtttttcagttattaggtaacacagctagcgtgcggatctggaccagctcaaattgtatttttacttattacacttctatttaaatatattttctaccttacaatttatccacgtgttttctctgtttacacaccgaataacctcaacagcacgtgtgttgtaaaatttgtaggtAATACCTTTAGCATGATGGTTATGTCAATTAAGAAATgtactaaaaatacatatatatatgaagtaAAGGCTTTCGCATAGTCTATCACAGTGTCATTCAGCAGGTCCTTAACTGGGCAGGAGTACCTGTCAATGTCTATGGGGAGACCCGTGGGATATAGGGTCATGAACCATAAACATGCATGTTacttattgttcattattaGCTGCTTGGAATATAATTCTCCTCATTAGACGAGTGATTATTACTACATATATCAAGgcaaacatttatacatatacatttatgcacGGGAAATTCTAATACATTGCCTGTAAGGACAGTAACCGAATGGCACTCAGTCATTctattaaatgacaaaaatttcttttactctgtGTTTAGGCTATGGTAATACACAGAAAGTCGAATTGAGTTCTCTTTTAGAATCAGAAGGTTTGCAAAGTCAAATAGCACAACAAAAGAAAGCTTTGGAAGAGAAATTCAATGAAGAGAACGATGAGACTTGTGAgactaatttttctacaaatgtaaattcgaaaaaatataatgtagaaaaaatggattgtgACTCTGAAGAAGCAAATGCGTATAAACATCACTTCATACCGGGACCATCTTTCAATTCGATGACTGATATAATGCCACCTGCACCTCCTTTACCACCACAATTAATGGCCAAGtaagtacaatttaaaaattctaatggaATGCTGAAtacttctaatattaataagtaatttggaataagtttaacattttatttggaaaaaaaatacgaaattttaataaaatgtactagATTACCAGATAATGATACAGACGCACTTTCAAGTATGTTGATGTCATGGTATATTAGtggttacatggtatattacacaggtaattatttcatataagtattttattgtatattaaattttcaatggactatgttatttcttttgtaggtTATTACCATGGTTTGAAACAAGCAAGAAACAATCAAGAGAACAGGAAGAACTGttgattatatcaattttttcaataacaatataacaataatataagatataataaaatataaaactcattgtatttatttacttcaattatttgaaataaagaacagctttattttcatataagactttaagacttttttaaaaataattactaagataagaaaacataaaaaacatatttttgataaaatacactcacatatatatgtcgggttatcattaggatttaaggcgcgtaatgatccttcgtttgaattagccattgttttacgaaacagagaatatatttacgcgaataaacaaggttttacaaaatattatgaataatgagtttaataaataataagattaacaaacgataagtttaactaataattagattaaagattaataagtttaacgaacaataagaggaacgaataatatgtcttacgaataatgaatttaacgtataatgagattaacgattgataagtttcacgaataatgaatttaattaacgctattaacaatgttccggggttcaaacgaatccacggtcaacaggataactctttactatgtgtagaataattttaaacacaaactacaattgctgagacactcggtaaattgctcgatgtatcactttccaaggtgatcacacgaatgaatatctgatgaaaatctttttcgctatacgattgcatttgtttgttatatgctcgctggaaacatcgagaaggttccaatcgttgttgctaggcaatttctgtcaaaagtttgttgtatactctttggaaacatcgagaaagattcaaacgccgttactaggcagtttctgtctggagattgattcctaatacaacgtgtgtcccattatatcgacatctctaaagtacaattctatgtgatttctagggagaacaatacaaccgatccacaccttcgtcaggcaaaacgtttatcccgtgaccgtggctacgttcagcgaccagttgtcacctcgaacccactttcgctttcacaaatatcaaacaattacaaatgacaattgcttaattacagttatgataaaatctaggctaaagcattagaaggcttcctcaaaattgcaaagggaaggctccggttttcctttcatctccgacatatataatacaaggatataatacaaccgaacattttaaacttagcctatagcgcgtgcgcgcacacacatgcacacacatgcgaatgatttctcgaacgataatccatttatttatatttttcaatatctgtccttacgattgcgtatttatttgttccacgtatcatatttatctatttgcataactgtaggtgacattttttttaacaattttgctaatatttcataactttttaattcatatttcaaagtggtaacaggtgtttctttcttttcaagtctcctccatatcgggcttatttctagtagccacgcttgcttacaaagcaattttatatctgcacaagaatatctttcagtacattttactatgtggtttacaatatctgtattttctaataagtggttgctaaggtataatttgaatataccaagtcgagcaacttcattgggtaatgatacgtatatttgcttttcgagacgcctgagtaaagctgcatcaatgcccctaataacatatttacaataaatattatcgttctattatactaataataatgaaggaatacttcaaacaacacaataacatatttggaatttggagaaatattacgatattttctacttagaaaacattgaaataacgtGATATACGTACCAAGGGGAATTAGTTGTAGCCAGAAGAACTACATTAGAATTCTCATTAGACACTAATCCATCCAATCTAGAAAGAAGTTCTGATCTGAATCTCTTTGCAGGTTCAGACAATATACAGTCTCCTTTATTTGTGGCGATCCAGCcaatctcgtcgataaaaataattgtaggcgaatgactataggcaagttcaaataaaacctgttcagtttaacaaatgtattattcattaaatattatattcgaaattccttaaattcattgcctcatcacgaatatgatatcatttcgttttccaaacaactattctatttatatataaatgacgaaaaataaaatcaaatctttttatacctagaatctctccttcatagacaaaggaacaaagaaacttacatagacaaagcaacttacacgtatatacttcTCGGAATCGCCTCTCCATTTGCTGACCAATGAGCTGGcagttatgttaaaaaaggtgcaatggcattctgtcgcgactgccttcgctaacttcgttttccctgttttgtatatttcttgtaaacacgtacagaaatgaaaagaatacgagTATCTTACCTGTACCAGGTGGGCCGTACAGCAAAATACCTTTCCAGGGGGAAAACGGGCCATCAAAAAAGATAGGATACTTAAGGGGATACACAACGGCCTCCTTAACAGCGGTTTTACATTCCTCTAggcctataacgtcatcccaatgtacatttaatttgtttactatGATCTCCTGTGAcgatacaaagataaaatggcgtcttctctatattaagtaagtgttacgtaatttgatatttgaagcgttactgaaatcacgtcatcgtcgatatacgttgGACGGTTTATCGAcgggaattttatcgtttaaaagctttacgatacgtatattaatcgaaaataacttACGCATGAGATGTCCTCAGCCTCGTAATTCCGGATTATCTGAATAAAGCTTTTCAAtgcatttcaatatcttcgattGCATGGATGGTTCCATTGGGACGTTAAATAGCTCTTCTGATGAACGTCCATCACTCTCATTGGGGAATATTGACGTCACTGTCATTGCGAGATTAATATGATTCGTATTGTCATCAGTTATCTTCTGCTGTAGATTCGTCTCTTTCACAGGCTCACTTCTCGCTTGTTTACTAACAGATTTGGCTTTTGTCTCAATACTTCTACAAACACTGgatcatattgtaatacgatacgttgaatacgatacgttgaatacgttgaataccgtttaatatcgttaaataatttaaattcttacgttttgcttgcatttgtcacttccctcgtcatttcccttccagttattttcttacacaatatgggatatttttgaaatttcatcttgtaataattttcatactctgcaacgataatttccaaatcgatGTTGTCGCAAACCCGATGTTCGGGAGATAGACGAGCTTCCCGGAATAATACATCGCTAACgtctatatacataaaaaaatgtagtttttaattaattatagtttttaactaattaaaaatatttttcgcaatgACTGAACACTATAAGATAACCATCAAACAACTATTTTATCTCTAGGTAAGACAggcaaaagaatgtatttactatataaatcctcgaagataatttcttgtcttctgctttttaatttccaatttttagatggataagaataatttgaatttatacttcatatatttgtttataactagTTAATCTACATAATCGATTGAGTTATTCTTAACTACTGAATTACCgatgtcgaattttcaaatttggttTCGCCTTCTCTCTCCATGATGTCCActgatttctatttcgattggTCACTGACACTATTCAAAAGAATTGGAActaggaatatattttaattataatatactcacCCATTGTGTTCCAAATAATCACATACAAGGTGTAATATGTTCCGATGACGTTCCGAAATACGACTCTCctcctaatataattattttttcattacaataatataaggtttttcatgtaattttttgttacatttgcgaattcaacgagttacacatgatttttcatgaaacacgaacgttaaaaatatttgatacagcctaattataaaaattgttagaagcaaaagtcatagatactatgtgcgagtatcgcatgaaacgaacagctattaagagaactgcagcaatattacaaatcaaataacaaaacacactcgtctgtgacgtggaaattctaaaatctaaaatctagaatattccttaccttttttcgcagattataaaatatcttattcatactaccttgcatcgataaatcaccgttcatagtgacactttcaaatcgcctatcgtttctcaatggatacgagaatttccgtttattactttaaaaacaaCCCGTCCATTgcgtttctcttaaaaaattctttcaactctGTTGAAAACCGAGCATCAAACAAGAGACAAACGATTTGTTGTCATGGAAATGTTTGGTTCACACATAAGCAACGCacaaatataatgatagaatagctgagtgtgtgtactgtatagtaagatggatgcaacatggaaatagaaagagaacaccaTGTATAGATACTTCCTGTCCTTGTTTAATCAGGCATGCACACTAGTGGACACTGACGCTGCTCGTATACCGCTGTTACATATTTCCTGTACAAGTGCGCGTCATTATACAAGGACGGAACATCCTCTCTCTACTTCTCTATCGCGTTTTTAGTTCGCTCACGCGCTCTGTACttatatctattacatttCCACCATAAGCAGCGGCCGTGCAGTGACTTACAAAAGTTCCGAACGGTTCCATCCTGGGCGGACGGTTAATTGCGTTCGGTACTTCGAGGCAGGAAGGTGAGTACAGAATCGCTCCTCTTAGTACTCTTATTAGAAGTGTTATCATCgaatataagttttttcaataaattcttatcgttttacaatctttctagaatacaatgacgtcagcaatcgatcattttcgcgaatttattgtaaaataattgggggaatatctggagttctttatcggtttcgactgtaaaatcagcaactattcgaatttttcattcataattgtGACATTTTCGACTCTTCCGTTGCCAAGACTCTCTTGAGAGATTTTTGGCACGTTCCATCACCCTTGTTAAACGAGTGCACATTGGtggatatattgattttaaaaaccaatacgTGTACGAGATTTATTATCTCACTGGGACAAAGAAATccgttttattcgcgaattttccgtgtttcttcttaattttcgtgAGTGTCTGGCGCGGagcattatttgaatgaacttttcatcgttcagattatatttcgtttaaaaagattgaaattgatgtcgagaagaaatgaaacaaggtgctcgggcattctttcgtttcccggggaaagagaaatatgaaaaaaaacggtcgttcttccttctgccattttcgtccattaccaaaatggCATGACCCAAGTGTCTCGGGCCGTGAATCAATCAagcgaattttgaataatttttgaataatatccaGTTGGCTATATGGCTAACTATATCCTAACCaggatttattaaacaatatatagatttaaaaaagaatatataacgacattacttgtttaggctagattggtttaacttgtatagttttaataactgtgtaagatcaaacaagaacttatcgttagtttggcgagatttgattacacgaagcaacataattgctttgaaactcaggacagaaaacaatgtcaaccggtagacgcgtttgtctggtgaacgtgtaacgcgtgaataatagatagcgacaatcacgcgaacgctagttacagctgacttggcttacattgtagcattcaaactagagtatacgagccgtaagcgctattgaaagttcaaaggccgactagtgagcttcatcctatctcattttttaatcaggcgatggatcgacgaatcgtattgatttcgaggattattatagttctgtggcaattttaaagcgtggtttgtctaatcttgtctcgttagctacagactctttggcgagcagcctgaaacttgatccagtttcgagaaaatgaaaaattcgtttcttctctttgcttccctgttccctctttcctcctttttccctttttacatcgcgttaagacccgttaaataatattgactgccgtggacgctggctgagaagtgcactttataactagctttaaaatcactgacgtcgatgaggacaaaggtaagttagagggtcatttatctgagctggtgttattcgacctgaactctgcagcttttcagagcttctttcgtttttcttttaagagcagagatgttaactggtcttttgttacgtgtaagaaGTATGTACTAAAGCTTATTTAGCACCAATTGGTTACTCaaagtcgagatatacatacctatattatattaatacgttacagaagattacgcgttagttagcttatgagaatttatagtgtgtcacagatcacaaaagcagaatgactactttttcataaacgatatatgtatatgaattgaaagtttaactattacgccacatacttctctcgataaacgtcgtcgagtgcatattgttaaagaatattagccatttgaattaaatagtttcgaagatactaatgcttctgtgaagtttttgcaggctgttaattttttattgagatagtacaaattttgaataacttcgattagaaataaaaatcacattacattaacgcgtagaatgtaacgtaacgtagataatgtaaatataaattatattacaaggaaataatacGGGTAAGTAATGTGAAACATTCTGGTTAAAATTGCATCCTTTGAAGGCTAGGACACACAGTACTTACGAAGTAGATTAAGTACCAAATGGGgtacttaagaaaattcatgttgtcattgtttaataaacatcttcagctaatagctttctgcaaaagctggtttaagttatgctagcttattccttattaattgcaattatattgttcgtatctcctagaggattaacaatccatttttataatggataataaaagtaaattcctattaggttgtcccaagtttctttcgttttataaagaaatgacagatgcacaacatattttgttttatgttattctatattattttacattaaattggaaaaaggtggatcacacgtaattcaataaaataatataaaacgaaaaatgttgtacatCTATTACtatcttataaaacgaaagaaacttttaaaacaacctaatatttctcTACTACGACGCTTTTACAGTGCTAAAATAtctgataaaaatgttaagaaattctaatattgatttaagcgtatcgatttatctgctcttcatatttaatcaaacagaaattgttaattatgatttccacttaaaagcggattgcatattatgaggataaattatcaaattcatctCTAATATAGACATTAGAGAATCATTCATAGCCGCAATCCTGTTTACCGCTAACATTCCTGGTACTCAATAATTCATTAGGTGATTGCTTTAGCCGCACAGAATACACctacaaataattaatcgcgattaatattccatcgacttttgaaaatccctcatgtgatctatttcatgcgatgagaatacgtataaattgagattgcgatcgaccatcctcagtcggataaatcgagtgattcaaattataacacaaaaaaaagttaaaactagttacattatcttattcaatttttatgtattatttggcggaagaaactttggtaattggtaagtaaagttcacctccttaatgttaatgattttaatatgttattaagctcaaagttctaaggaattttctatatatatatatatatatatatatatatatatatatatatatatatatatatatacataactgtatgcgtatatgtataatatacgtataacaaccaaagttcagctctcaagtgtacgcaaaacttttatgttcattttacgctataccagtatgtttcatgaatttgtttgctaacagtatcgaaacaaataacaagcagaggacgagctattcatgaattgttttgccagcgtgtacgctcccaatattttctatttgagaaaacatacttgttgctattgcaactacaaatatttttacagtcgacgcttttgccgtgaatcattggctaatatgtaaaatcgagaaaaaacatggtttattgtgatggaaatgtggaaaaccgcaaaaccgatatagaagagaaaataaaggaaaggaagatagataagtagaagcttggggtcaagtttaattcactgaaaccgagctgcttgtattatcacaaaacaaaattgccagtacgtcatttccgtactctcgtcctcgcgaaaatggtttcgcttgttaaggaaaaacgaagagacagggaagagaggaaaaagcagacggagagcgcttttaaaa
This window harbors:
- the LOC126875881 gene encoding survival motor neuron protein-like; the encoded protein is QLACGSGPAQIVFLLITLLFKYIFYLTIYPRVFSVYTPNNLNSTCVVKFVGYGNTQKVELSSLLESEGLQSQIAQQKKALEEKFNEENDETCETNFSTNVNSKKYNVEKMDCDSEEANAYKHHFIPGPSFNSMTDIMPPAPPLPPQLMAKLPDNDTDALSSMLMSWYISGYMVYYTGYYHGLKQARNNQENRKNC